The following coding sequences are from one Patescibacteria group bacterium window:
- a CDS encoding ABC transporter permease subunit, translating to MVTIFWRTLWDKKYTLLAYWGGEFIMVWMYTALFPTIDKISSSYNQILETFPHSLLEAFGFEGSFTGFASYLAAEHYGIIWPIVLIPFLASLAGAAITKEIEDGTIELVLALPVARWKIFFAKYVAGIVALLLFLLFSILSTIPMAYLYHIDFAAESFYYMALLGGLFGWAVYSFGMLLTVLFSERGKVYMILGGTLVVMYFLKIVAVLSENLVNLKYLSFFYYFNAGDALIQHIINAETYWVFIGISIVCTISATIWFTKRDVAV from the coding sequence ATGGTAACAATATTTTGGCGCACATTGTGGGATAAAAAATATACTTTGTTAGCTTACTGGGGTGGTGAGTTTATTATGGTCTGGATGTATACGGCGTTGTTTCCAACCATCGATAAAATCAGTTCGTCATATAATCAAATTTTAGAAACATTTCCACACTCTTTACTAGAAGCCTTTGGCTTTGAAGGTTCGTTTACCGGATTTGCTAGTTATTTAGCGGCTGAACATTATGGTATTATTTGGCCAATTGTATTAATTCCATTCTTAGCTTCGTTAGCCGGAGCAGCTATTACCAAAGAAATTGAAGATGGTACGATTGAGTTAGTTTTGGCTTTACCGGTTGCCAGGTGGAAAATATTTTTTGCAAAATATGTCGCTGGTATAGTGGCTTTATTGTTATTTTTATTATTTTCTATTTTATCAACAATTCCAATGGCTTATTTGTATCATATAGACTTTGCCGCTGAATCTTTTTATTATATGGCTCTATTAGGTGGGCTATTTGGGTGGGCAGTTTATAGTTTTGGCATGTTATTAACAGTATTATTTTCTGAACGAGGAAAGGTTTATATGATATTAGGTGGCACATTAGTAGTGATGTACTTTTTAAAAATCGTGGCTGTTTTAAGTGAAAATCTGGTCAATTTAAAATACCTGTCTTTCTTTTACTATTTTAATGCGGGCGATGCCCTAATTCAACATATTATTAACGCGGAAACTTATTGGGTGTTTATTGGTATCAGTATCGTTTGTACGATAAGTGCCACAATTTGGTTTACAAAGCGGGATGTAGCGGTGTAA
- a CDS encoding sialidase family protein, with the protein MEVYKITWQKIVVPVLGVLLTVSLFTAVEGFDDGNFDSSTDAPVADNTATAEVDQLGPFGGNLLDVAIDSTNDIVYTIAKDSPNGFYRSTDGGTNWTGLSGMDVGGGIAVEVDQTTGNVYANFAQGIYLSTDHGVTLTRISTDSGTGILFANGVLLSAAQTAGAILVSADSGVTFSTATVTAATDQTIWDIDYSAADDSYYVLTLDASDQVHLYHSTTAGATWAEVTAPAFSSSASEARFAVNPLDANNLFITGGNNNNAYYTTTGVSGWTDSGVASSGVTIDQTGRIWVAEQHSDDGGVTWENYDDNNTTSAIGGRNVTVDPSDANVVYADAMPGLAKSNDGGATWTDINDGLSGVTITDLSQATDKDNVWAAAYNGIAKTSNFTSGNPTWEFPVLEEPGEGIWVDPNNSDVAVAGLIGSLKRTNDGGVTWSDNLVGSLIGATSQVDDIIADVNDADILYAGISNGDPNQPKVGQVIVSHDQGLTWEDMNLLDDGSAQTIAQASNGDLYVGIGTESELSGVNGIYKYSNGSWTDLATSPDEDIVKVIVDPSDDNIVYAIASVFYNNGTGTNFGFYKSTDAGATWTKITDGLDHLRSFNSLTAQASTTPTTLYLGAENYYGQGVLLKSSDGGTTWGILYTGLQDETFYTLMFDGVTLGSSRGLFVVNSRAALTLAAKKRVTVGSKATINITLKDAATNSKLKHKKVKILRKTKTGYKLVETARTNNKGKIAYQVTLNSAKKYYFKAKWTPTGSTADEYVKVTSSALKITGIN; encoded by the coding sequence ATGGAGGTATACAAGATCACATGGCAAAAGATAGTAGTGCCTGTTTTAGGCGTATTATTAACAGTGTCTTTATTCACCGCGGTTGAAGGGTTTGATGATGGCAATTTTGATAGCAGCACAGATGCCCCTGTGGCCGATAATACAGCCACGGCTGAAGTAGACCAACTTGGGCCGTTTGGTGGTAATTTACTGGATGTCGCCATTGATAGTACGAATGATATTGTCTATACCATAGCCAAGGACTCACCGAATGGTTTTTACCGGTCGACAGATGGCGGCACTAATTGGACAGGCTTAAGCGGGATGGATGTAGGTGGTGGTATTGCCGTAGAGGTGGATCAAACAACGGGTAATGTTTACGCTAACTTTGCTCAGGGTATCTACCTCAGTACCGATCATGGTGTCACCTTAACAAGAATTTCAACTGATTCCGGTACTGGTATATTATTTGCCAATGGTGTTTTGTTGTCAGCCGCACAAACCGCCGGAGCCATCTTAGTAAGTGCCGATAGTGGTGTCACCTTCAGCACGGCTACCGTCACGGCGGCGACCGATCAAACCATTTGGGATATTGATTATTCCGCCGCTGATGATAGTTACTATGTTCTGACTTTGGATGCCAGCGATCAAGTGCACTTATATCATTCAACCACAGCCGGTGCTACCTGGGCGGAAGTAACCGCTCCGGCTTTTAGCTCTAGTGCCAGCGAAGCGCGCTTTGCGGTAAACCCATTGGATGCCAATAATTTATTTATCACCGGTGGTAATAACAACAACGCCTACTATACCACCACTGGGGTATCAGGTTGGACTGATTCCGGTGTAGCTTCAAGCGGCGTAACGATTGATCAAACTGGACGCATTTGGGTGGCAGAACAACATTCTGATGATGGTGGTGTGACGTGGGAAAATTATGATGATAACAACACTACTTCAGCCATTGGTGGCCGCAATGTCACCGTTGACCCAAGCGATGCTAATGTTGTGTATGCCGATGCCATGCCGGGTTTAGCTAAAAGCAATGATGGTGGTGCTACTTGGACAGATATAAATGATGGTTTATCTGGTGTCACGATTACAGATCTAAGCCAGGCTACCGATAAAGATAATGTTTGGGCCGCCGCTTATAATGGCATTGCCAAAACCAGTAATTTTACGAGTGGTAATCCCACCTGGGAGTTTCCCGTGCTCGAAGAACCCGGTGAAGGTATTTGGGTTGACCCAAACAACTCGGATGTGGCAGTGGCCGGCTTGATTGGCAGTCTGAAACGCACCAATGATGGTGGCGTGACCTGGTCTGATAATTTAGTTGGTAGTTTAATTGGTGCCACCAGCCAAGTGGATGACATTATAGCTGATGTTAATGATGCGGATATATTGTATGCCGGCATATCAAACGGTGATCCAAACCAGCCAAAGGTTGGCCAAGTGATTGTATCGCATGATCAAGGCCTCACTTGGGAAGACATGAATCTGTTAGATGATGGTTCGGCTCAGACGATTGCTCAAGCCAGCAATGGTGATTTGTATGTTGGTATTGGTACAGAAAGTGAGTTATCCGGTGTCAATGGTATATATAAATACAGTAACGGTAGTTGGACTGACTTAGCCACTTCCCCCGATGAAGACATTGTTAAAGTCATCGTTGACCCGAGTGATGATAATATTGTTTACGCCATAGCCAGTGTGTTCTACAACAATGGTACCGGCACTAACTTTGGCTTCTATAAATCAACCGATGCCGGAGCCACTTGGACAAAAATTACCGACGGGCTTGATCATCTCCGATCTTTTAACAGTCTGACGGCCCAGGCTTCGACCACGCCAACCACATTATATTTGGGGGCGGAAAATTATTATGGCCAGGGCGTGCTGTTAAAATCATCTGATGGTGGTACCACTTGGGGAATATTATATACCGGTTTACAAGATGAAACCTTCTATACACTGATGTTTGACGGTGTCACACTAGGGTCGAGTAGAGGTTTGTTTGTGGTCAATTCTAGAGCTGCTTTAACTTTAGCCGCCAAGAAAAGAGTGACGGTTGGTTCGAAAGCGACGATCAATATCACCTTAAAAGATGCCGCCACTAATAGTAAATTGAAGCATAAAAAGGTGAAGATTTTACGCAAAACCAAGACTGGTTATAAACTAGTTGAGACAGCCCGTACAAATAATAAAGGTAAGATTGCCTATCAAGTTACACTAAATTCAGCTAAGAAATACTATTTCAAAGCCAAGTGGACGCCAACTGGCAGCACTGCTGATGAGTACGTTAAAGTAACCTCAAGCGCGTTAAAAATAACCGGGATCAACTAG
- a CDS encoding ABC transporter ATP-binding protein, whose protein sequence is MEAIKLDNLIKHFGSVKAVAGVSFTVQEGDIFGFLGPNGAGKTTTIRCLMDFIRPSAGKITLFGKDAQLESVSLKNDIGYLSSDTHLYNKWTGLEHIKYVQAFKGASPLLQPLIKRLNYDPTRRVKNLSTGNKQKLNFILALLGKPKLLILDEPTRGLDPILQNEVYLILQEFQQQGGTVFFSSHNMAEVEKICTRTAIIRSGKLVVVENITDLKGRNIHIGHVTFAEKVTLPELSIKNVKFVAEKNAGYSFTITGELKDFFKTIGRYTITDFDLNHASLEDVFLNYYKK, encoded by the coding sequence ATGGAGGCGATCAAATTGGATAATTTAATCAAACATTTTGGTTCTGTAAAAGCCGTTGCCGGAGTCTCCTTCACAGTTCAAGAGGGTGATATCTTTGGATTTTTAGGTCCAAACGGAGCCGGTAAAACCACCACAATACGTTGTCTCATGGATTTTATTAGGCCGAGTGCCGGTAAAATCACTCTTTTTGGTAAGGATGCCCAACTAGAGTCTGTATCACTAAAAAATGACATTGGTTATTTATCATCTGATACACATTTATATAATAAATGGACAGGGTTAGAACATATTAAGTACGTGCAAGCTTTTAAAGGAGCATCACCACTGCTGCAACCATTAATAAAAAGATTAAACTACGATCCAACCAGGCGCGTCAAAAACCTTTCGACTGGCAATAAACAGAAACTAAATTTTATTTTAGCGCTATTAGGTAAACCTAAATTGCTGATTTTAGATGAACCCACCCGTGGGCTTGATCCAATTTTGCAAAACGAGGTCTATCTTATTTTGCAAGAATTTCAGCAACAAGGTGGCACGGTATTTTTTTCTTCCCATAACATGGCGGAAGTAGAAAAAATTTGTACGCGCACCGCCATTATTAGATCTGGTAAACTTGTGGTAGTTGAAAATATCACAGATTTAAAAGGTAGAAATATACACATTGGGCATGTCACATTTGCAGAGAAAGTAACCTTACCGGAGTTGTCTATAAAAAATGTAAAGTTTGTCGCCGAAAAAAATGCTGGTTATAGCTTTACCATTACGGGGGAGCTGAAAGATTTTTTTAAAACTATTGGCCGTTACACTATTACCGACTTTGATTTGAATCATGCCAGCTTAGAAGATGTATTTTTAAACTATTATAAAAAATAA
- a CDS encoding cold shock domain-containing protein → MQGTIKTLTDRGFGFITVEGQEKEIFFHSSSLVDVTFDDLRQGDTVSFDTESSDKGPRAVNVKRV, encoded by the coding sequence ATGCAAGGAACAATCAAAACCCTTACAGACAGAGGCTTTGGTTTCATCACCGTTGAAGGTCAAGAAAAAGAAATTTTCTTCCATTCTTCCTCATTGGTTGATGTCACTTTCGATGACCTTCGCCAAGGTGATACTGTATCTTTCGATACTGAATCATCCGACAAAGGCCCTCGCGCGGTCAACGTGAAACGCGTCTAA
- a CDS encoding GreA/GreB family elongation factor, with translation MRLPNRKPGKYTFLAVDTTMTPEKLAALKEKLDRLKKVTRPQAMKDTRQYGENGDFSENAEYQIAKGRLRGLNRQIDELEYQINHAVIIATPKDADTVQIGHQVTLQTHTGAVTYQILGSSESNPTAGIISYQSPLGAALIGHKTGEIVKINNKEYTISLIK, from the coding sequence ATGCGCTTACCAAATAGAAAACCAGGCAAATACACTTTCCTGGCAGTAGACACTACTATGACGCCGGAAAAACTGGCCGCTCTCAAGGAAAAATTAGACCGTCTCAAGAAAGTTACTCGACCACAGGCCATGAAAGACACGCGGCAGTATGGCGAGAATGGTGATTTTTCGGAAAATGCCGAGTATCAAATAGCCAAGGGCAGATTGCGTGGATTAAACCGACAAATTGATGAATTGGAGTATCAAATTAATCATGCTGTGATTATTGCCACACCTAAAGATGCCGACACTGTTCAGATTGGTCATCAGGTGACATTGCAAACCCACACCGGAGCGGTTACCTACCAAATTCTTGGTTCTAGTGAATCTAACCCCACAGCCGGTATCATTTCCTATCAATCCCCTTTGGGAGCCGCCTTAATTGGACACAAAACTGGTGAAATAGTTAAAATCAATAATAAAGAATATACTATTAGTCTAATAAAATAA
- a CDS encoding heavy metal translocating P-type ATPase, translated as MKNTALQAVIKMPIFVASGIVVSLIIQYVVHQELVASVVMIITIVIGFWKFLLETIKALLKHKFGLDYIALCAVIVSFITQDYLVGGMIVLMLTTGEALEKYAMLHAKKSLTSLIDRIPKDVTLLDDSDTHVKTTIEEVKIGQRILIRRGEVIPLDGTLESASGYADESSLTGEPYYMDKLKGDVVRSGTINAGDVMVINVTTADDQSTYRKIIKLVQEAESSQAPLVRLADRYSTIFTLLTAIIAGTAYFFTRDVEIILAVLVVATPCPLILATPIALIGGMSAAARQKIIMKNLASIEVLSRTQALIFDKTGTITLGHPVINQVEVKDTVYSEEKILGIATAIEHNSLHPFAKAIVQHTKDKNISIPKVEKVEEVVGIGISGMIDGQRYTLAKYKNTEQLTIEVTGEGKLIALLHFEDQVKLDSKQHLDLLEQSGFEMYMLTGDKQTVADALVKSMGINISVQGNCSPEDKLARLRELQKSGKVTAMVGDGINDAPALAAADVGIVFANEEHTAASDAADVVLLGGDFTLVLRVFNIAKRTIKIALQSIWVGIGLSVLSMIAAAFGWIPPLIGSLWQECIDVIVIINALRAARG; from the coding sequence ATGAAAAATACCGCTTTACAGGCCGTAATTAAAATGCCTATTTTTGTGGCCAGTGGCATTGTTGTTTCATTAATAATTCAATATGTCGTCCATCAAGAATTAGTGGCTAGTGTCGTTATGATTATCACCATTGTGATAGGTTTCTGGAAGTTTTTATTGGAGACAATTAAGGCTCTTTTAAAACACAAGTTTGGTTTGGATTATATCGCCTTGTGTGCCGTAATTGTATCTTTTATCACCCAAGATTATTTAGTTGGTGGCATGATCGTATTAATGCTAACCACTGGTGAAGCGTTAGAGAAATATGCCATGTTGCATGCGAAGAAATCCTTAACGTCGTTAATTGATCGTATTCCAAAAGATGTGACATTATTAGATGATAGTGACACGCATGTTAAAACTACCATTGAAGAAGTTAAAATTGGTCAACGCATTTTAATCCGGCGCGGTGAAGTTATACCGCTCGATGGCACTTTAGAAAGTGCTAGTGGCTATGCTGATGAATCATCATTAACGGGCGAGCCATATTATATGGATAAACTCAAAGGTGATGTCGTGCGCAGTGGTACCATTAATGCTGGTGATGTCATGGTTATTAATGTAACTACCGCTGACGATCAATCTACCTACCGTAAGATTATTAAACTCGTCCAAGAAGCCGAGTCGTCTCAAGCACCCTTGGTGCGCTTAGCCGATCGTTATAGCACCATTTTTACTTTACTCACCGCCATCATTGCAGGGACAGCCTATTTTTTCACGCGTGATGTGGAAATTATTTTGGCAGTTTTAGTTGTGGCGACACCTTGCCCCTTGATTTTGGCTACACCCATTGCTCTGATTGGTGGGATGAGTGCGGCCGCTCGGCAAAAAATCATCATGAAGAATTTAGCCAGCATCGAGGTCTTATCACGCACGCAAGCTTTGATTTTTGATAAAACTGGTACTATTACATTAGGTCATCCGGTGATAAATCAAGTGGAAGTAAAAGATACTGTCTACAGTGAGGAAAAAATATTAGGTATTGCCACAGCCATTGAGCATAATTCTTTGCACCCTTTTGCCAAGGCCATTGTGCAACACACTAAAGATAAAAATATTTCCATACCCAAAGTAGAGAAAGTTGAAGAAGTGGTGGGTATCGGTATTTCCGGAATGATTGATGGACAGCGTTATACTTTAGCGAAATATAAAAATACTGAACAACTCACCATTGAAGTTACCGGTGAGGGTAAACTAATTGCTTTATTACACTTTGAAGATCAAGTAAAATTAGATTCTAAACAGCATTTGGATTTATTAGAGCAATCCGGTTTTGAAATGTACATGTTAACTGGCGATAAACAAACGGTGGCCGATGCACTAGTAAAATCCATGGGGATAAATATTTCTGTCCAAGGTAATTGTTCACCTGAAGATAAATTGGCTCGTCTACGCGAGTTACAAAAATCCGGCAAAGTCACCGCCATGGTCGGTGATGGTATTAATGATGCTCCGGCCCTAGCGGCGGCTGACGTTGGTATCGTGTTCGCCAATGAAGAACACACCGCTGCGTCGGATGCCGCTGATGTGGTGCTACTGGGTGGAGATTTTACGCTCGTGCTGCGCGTTTTTAACATTGCCAAACGAACGATTAAGATCGCCTTACAAAGTATTTGGGTGGGGATTGGTTTAAGTGTGTTAAGTATGATCGCCGCGGCGTTTGGTTGGATTCCGCCATTGATTGGGTCTTTATGGCAAGAATGTATTGATGTGATTGTAATTATCAATGCCTTAAGAGCCGCACGGGGGTAA